From one Triticum urartu cultivar G1812 chromosome 3, Tu2.1, whole genome shotgun sequence genomic stretch:
- the LOC125549368 gene encoding protein STRICTOSIDINE SYNTHASE-LIKE 10-like yields the protein MGCSMSRLLKTTVTLIILVLLLMPGALAATSFDASRSQQLPLPRGTVHGPESVAFDGQGQGPYSGVSDGRILKWNGEKLGWTTYAYGPGYDSRTCTSSKFSPETEAARESRCGRPLGLRFNQKSGDLYVADAYKGLMRVAPGGGEATVLVNQVDGFPLRFTNGVDVDQVTGQVYFTDSSMNYQRSQHEMVTRTGDSTGRLMRYDPRTSDVTVLQAGMTYPNGVTLSTDRTHLVVASTGPCKLLRHWIKGVNAGTSEPFADLPGYPDNVRPDTKGGYWVALHREKNELPFGRDSHRLAVRVGNDGKIVEEMRGSKKVRPTEIMERSNGKIYLGSVELPYVGVVKRK from the coding sequence ATGGGGTGCAGCATGAGCCGCCTCCTCAAGACCACCGTCACGCTCATCATCCTCGTCCTTCTCCTCATGCCCGGGGCCTTAGCCGCCACTAGCTTCGATGCCTCACGAAGCCAACAGCTGCCGCTGCCGCGTGGGACGGTCCACGGCCCGGAGAGCGTCGCCTTCGACGGTCAGGGCCAGGGCCCCTACAGCGGTGTCTCTGACGGCCGGATCCTCAAGTGGAACGGCGAAAAGCTAGGATGGACTACCTATGCATATGGACCCGGCTACGATAGCAGGACGTGCACGTCGTCCAAGTTCAGCCCGGAGACTGAGGCTGCCAGGGAGAGCCGCTGCGGCCGCCCGCTCGGCCTACGGTTCAACCAGAAATCGGGCGACCTCTATGTGGCCGATGCGTACAAGGGGCTGATGCGGGTTGCGCCGGGTGGCGGGGAGGCCACCGTGTTGGTCAACCAGGTTGACGGTTTTCCTCTGCGCTTCACCAACGGTGTTGATGTCGATCAAGTTACGGGTCAGGTCTACTTCACCGACAGCTCGATGAACTATCAAAGGTCACAACATGAGATGGTGACTCGCACCGGGGACTCGACGGGCCGCCTCATGCGCTACGACCCACGGACATCCGATGTCACGGTGCTCCAGGCAGGCATGACGTACCCCAACGGCGTCACGCTCAGCACCGACCGCACCCACCTCGTGGTTGCATCTACCGGACCATGCAAGCTACTAAGGCATTGGATCAAAGGGGTCAATGCAGGCACATCGGAGCCTTTTGCCGACCTTCCCGGCTATCCAGATAACGTGAGGCCCGACACCAAAGGAGGCTATTGGGTGGCGTTGCACCGTGAGAAGAATGAGTTGCCCTTTGGTCGTGATAGTCATCGTCTCGCTGTCAGGGTTGGTAACGATGGAAAGATAGTCGAGGAGATGAGAGGGTCAAAGAAGGTGAGGCCCACCGAGATTATGGAGAGAAGCAATGGCAAAATCTACTTGGGTTCCGTAGAGCTTCCTTATGTCGGTGTTGTTAAGCGCAAGTAG